One window of Corynebacterium sp. P3-F1 genomic DNA carries:
- a CDS encoding DNA-directed RNA polymerase subunit beta, with the protein MLEGPILAVSRQTKSVATIPGAPERYSFAKIAEPISLPGLLDVQLESFAWLVGTPEWRERQAEERGADARITSGLEDILEEISPIQDYSGNMSLSLSEPRFEDVKYTIDECKDKDINYSAPLYVTAEFINNDTQEIKSQTVFIGDFPLMTDKGTFIVNGTERVIVSQLVRSPGVYFDETIDKSTERPLHSVKVIPSRGAWLEFDVDKRDTVGVRIDRKRRQPVTVLLKALGWTEQQIKDRFGFSEIMMSTLENDGVANTDEALLEIYRKQRPGEQPTRDLAQSLLENAFFRAKRYDLARVGRYKVNRKLGLGGDHDGEMTLTEEDIATTLEYLVRLHAGEREMTSPEGVVIPINTDDIDHFGNRRLRTVGELVQNQVRVGLSRMERVVRERMTTQDAESITPTSLINVRPVSAAIREFFGTSQLSQFMDQNNSLSGLTHKRRLSALGPGGLSRERAGIEVRDVHPSHYGRMCPIETPEGPNIGLIGALASYARVNPFGFIETPYQKVVDGKITDEIDYLTADEEDRFAIAEAATAHDKDMNITADRIEVRLKDGDIGVVSAKDVDYVDISPRQMVSVATAMIPFLEHDDANRALMGANMQKQAVPLLRSEAAYVATGTELRAAYDAGDIVISKNAGVVEDVSGDVITIMDDEGQRESYLLRTFERTNQGTCYNQTPIVSAGDRVEAGQVIADGPGTKNGEMALGTNLLVAFMPWEGHNYEDAIILNQRVVEQDILTSVHIEEHEIDARDTKLGAEEITREIPNVSEDVLKDLDERGIIRIGADVRDGDILVGKVTPKGETELTPEERLLRAIFGEKAREVRDTSLKVPHGETGKVIAVRRFSREDDDDLSPGVNEMIRVYVAQKRKIQDGDKMAGRHGNKGVVGKILPEEDMPFMADGTPVDIILNTHGVPRRMNIGQVLEVHLGWLAKAGWTVNPDDPANAKLLETLPEHLYDVPPESLTATPVFDGATNDEIAGLLANTKPNRDGDVMVDGDGKTVLFDGRSGEPFKYPISVGYMYMLKLHHLVDEKIHARSTGPYSMITQQPLGGKAQFGGQRFGEMEVWAMQAYGAAYTLQELLTIKSDDVVGRVKVYEAIVKGDNIPDPGIPESFKVLLKELQSLCLNVEVLSTDGTPMELSGDDDEYDQAGSSLGINLSRDEGSAADTA; encoded by the coding sequence GTGCTGGAAGGACCCATCTTGGCAGTCTCCCGCCAGACCAAGTCAGTGGCCACAATTCCCGGAGCTCCGGAACGGTATTCGTTTGCGAAGATCGCCGAGCCGATTTCCCTGCCCGGGCTTCTCGATGTTCAGTTAGAATCCTTCGCTTGGCTCGTCGGCACGCCGGAATGGCGTGAGCGCCAGGCCGAAGAGCGCGGTGCCGATGCCCGCATCACGTCCGGTCTCGAGGACATACTGGAGGAAATCTCCCCGATCCAGGACTACTCGGGCAACATGAGCCTGTCTCTGTCCGAGCCGCGCTTTGAAGATGTCAAGTACACCATCGACGAGTGCAAAGACAAGGACATCAACTACTCCGCGCCGCTGTACGTGACGGCCGAGTTCATCAACAACGACACCCAGGAGATCAAGTCCCAGACTGTCTTCATCGGCGACTTCCCGCTGATGACGGACAAGGGCACGTTCATCGTCAACGGCACTGAGCGTGTCATCGTCTCGCAGCTCGTGCGTTCCCCGGGCGTCTACTTCGACGAGACGATCGACAAATCCACGGAGCGTCCACTGCACTCCGTGAAGGTCATCCCGTCCCGCGGTGCTTGGCTCGAATTCGATGTGGACAAGCGCGACACTGTCGGTGTCCGCATTGACCGCAAGCGCCGTCAGCCGGTGACCGTCCTGCTGAAGGCTCTGGGCTGGACCGAGCAGCAGATTAAGGACCGTTTCGGCTTCTCCGAGATCATGATGTCCACTCTCGAAAACGACGGCGTGGCCAACACCGATGAGGCACTGCTGGAGATTTACCGCAAGCAGCGTCCGGGCGAGCAGCCGACGCGCGACCTCGCGCAGTCCTTGCTTGAGAATGCATTCTTCCGCGCTAAGCGCTACGACCTTGCACGAGTGGGCCGCTACAAGGTCAACCGTAAGCTGGGCCTCGGCGGCGACCACGACGGTGAGATGACCCTGACAGAAGAGGACATCGCCACCACGCTCGAGTACCTCGTGCGCCTGCACGCCGGTGAGCGCGAAATGACTTCCCCGGAGGGCGTTGTCATCCCGATCAACACGGACGACATCGACCACTTCGGCAACCGTCGTCTGCGTACTGTGGGCGAGCTGGTGCAAAACCAGGTCCGCGTCGGCCTGTCCCGTATGGAGCGCGTTGTGCGCGAGCGCATGACCACCCAGGACGCCGAGTCCATCACGCCGACGTCTCTGATCAACGTGCGACCGGTCTCTGCTGCAATCCGCGAGTTCTTCGGCACCTCCCAGCTGTCGCAGTTCATGGACCAGAACAACTCCCTGTCGGGTCTGACGCACAAGCGCCGTTTGTCCGCGCTTGGTCCGGGCGGTCTCTCCCGCGAGCGCGCCGGCATCGAGGTCCGCGACGTGCACCCGTCGCACTACGGCCGCATGTGCCCGATTGAGACTCCGGAGGGCCCGAACATTGGTCTAATCGGTGCGTTGGCGTCCTACGCCCGCGTCAACCCGTTCGGTTTCATTGAGACGCCGTACCAGAAGGTGGTCGACGGCAAGATCACCGACGAGATCGATTACCTCACCGCCGACGAGGAGGACCGCTTCGCCATCGCCGAGGCGGCCACCGCGCACGACAAGGACATGAACATCACCGCAGACCGCATCGAGGTCCGCCTCAAGGACGGCGATATCGGTGTTGTGAGCGCCAAGGATGTCGACTACGTCGATATCTCCCCGCGCCAGATGGTCTCCGTCGCTACCGCGATGATTCCGTTCCTGGAGCACGACGATGCTAACCGTGCCCTCATGGGTGCGAACATGCAGAAGCAGGCAGTGCCGTTGCTGCGTTCGGAGGCCGCGTATGTGGCCACCGGTACCGAGCTGCGTGCTGCTTACGACGCGGGCGACATCGTCATTTCCAAGAACGCCGGTGTCGTCGAGGATGTCTCCGGCGACGTGATCACCATCATGGACGACGAGGGCCAGCGCGAGTCCTACCTGCTGCGCACGTTCGAGCGCACCAACCAGGGCACCTGCTACAACCAGACACCGATCGTGTCTGCCGGCGACCGCGTCGAGGCCGGCCAGGTCATCGCCGACGGCCCGGGCACCAAGAACGGCGAGATGGCGCTGGGCACCAACCTGCTCGTCGCATTCATGCCGTGGGAGGGCCACAACTATGAGGACGCGATCATCCTCAACCAGCGCGTGGTCGAGCAGGACATCCTGACGTCCGTGCACATTGAGGAGCACGAGATCGACGCCCGCGACACCAAACTGGGCGCCGAGGAGATCACCCGCGAGATCCCGAACGTCTCCGAGGATGTGCTCAAGGACCTCGACGAGCGCGGCATCATCCGCATCGGTGCGGACGTCCGTGACGGCGACATCCTCGTGGGCAAGGTCACGCCGAAGGGCGAGACCGAGCTGACCCCGGAGGAGCGCTTGCTGCGCGCCATCTTCGGCGAGAAGGCCCGCGAGGTCCGCGACACCTCCCTGAAGGTGCCGCACGGTGAGACCGGCAAGGTCATCGCAGTCCGTCGCTTCTCCCGCGAGGACGACGACGATCTGTCCCCGGGCGTCAATGAAATGATTCGCGTCTACGTGGCTCAGAAGCGCAAGATCCAGGACGGCGACAAGATGGCCGGCCGCCACGGCAACAAGGGTGTCGTGGGCAAGATCCTCCCCGAGGAGGACATGCCGTTCATGGCTGACGGCACCCCGGTGGACATCATCCTGAACACCCACGGTGTGCCGCGCCGTATGAACATCGGCCAGGTCCTTGAGGTTCACCTCGGCTGGCTGGCCAAGGCCGGCTGGACGGTCAACCCGGACGACCCGGCGAACGCGAAGCTGCTGGAGACCCTTCCGGAGCACCTGTACGACGTTCCGCCTGAGTCCCTGACCGCCACCCCAGTGTTCGATGGTGCGACCAACGACGAGATCGCAGGCCTACTGGCGAACACGAAGCCGAACCGCGACGGCGACGTCATGGTCGACGGCGACGGCAAGACAGTGCTTTTCGACGGCCGCTCCGGCGAACCGTTCAAGTACCCGATTTCCGTCGGTTACATGTACATGCTCAAGCTGCACCACCTCGTGGACGAGAAGATTCACGCTCGTTCCACCGGCCCGTACTCCATGATTACCCAGCAGCCGCTGGGTGGTAAGGCGCAGTTCGGTGGCCAGCGCTTCGGCGAGATGGAGGTGTGGGCGATGCAGGCGTACGGCGCCGCCTACACCCTGCAGGAGTTGCTCACCATCAAGTCCGATGACGTGGTGGGCCGCGTGAAGGTGTACGAGGCGATTGTCAAGGGCGACAACATTCCGGACCCGGGTATCCCGGAGTCCTTCAAGGTGTTGCTCAAAGAGCTGCAGTCACTCTGCCTGAACGTAGAGGTGCTCTCCACCGACGGCACGCCGATGGAGCTTTCCGGCGACGACGACGAATACGACCAGGCTGGATCCTCGCTGGGCATCAACCTGTCCCGCGACGAGGGTTCCGCAGCCGACACGGCATAA
- a CDS encoding DUF3068 domain-containing protein, with product MLPKSRIVAALLVGLGLALVVAGLVAPKFLNGDARFPLGLENTTWTIHDPDGKVGEEKEDGQFVNSVVPLTRQLHMTVQNPANDEVAALRIGDSLLRGDKDSDFDNLVAASTWSLQMDRKTGGFVAPAKLSTVMAFPETDVPVEGVWLKFPSNVAQQEYQVFDPALRTAAPASFTGEIEAYGRTLYTFEQEIPATNVASLYADAQNTMTVPVPGPDGGQQQVFRHHTAKREFIVDQITGLVVGMNERVDDYYADRAGKRVRTIVSYEGRMDEAQTRALTEQLPAVTQKMSRSVTLAVIGLGALTAIAGLAAAMRPAAPRHRRNG from the coding sequence ATGCTTCCTAAGTCCCGCATCGTGGCAGCCCTGTTGGTCGGGCTGGGTTTGGCGCTTGTTGTCGCGGGACTCGTGGCGCCGAAATTCCTCAACGGCGATGCCCGTTTCCCGTTGGGGCTGGAGAACACGACGTGGACTATCCATGATCCAGACGGGAAAGTGGGGGAGGAGAAAGAAGACGGGCAGTTCGTCAATTCAGTTGTCCCGTTGACCCGCCAACTGCACATGACGGTGCAGAACCCCGCGAATGATGAAGTAGCTGCTTTGCGTATCGGGGATTCGCTGTTGCGGGGCGACAAGGATTCGGACTTTGACAACCTCGTTGCTGCCTCGACATGGTCGCTGCAGATGGACCGCAAGACAGGTGGGTTTGTCGCTCCCGCAAAATTGAGCACGGTGATGGCTTTCCCGGAGACTGATGTGCCTGTCGAGGGTGTCTGGCTGAAGTTCCCCTCGAATGTCGCGCAGCAGGAGTACCAGGTCTTCGATCCTGCGCTGCGGACTGCGGCTCCCGCCAGTTTCACCGGGGAAATAGAAGCGTACGGCCGCACGCTTTACACCTTCGAGCAGGAAATACCCGCCACGAATGTCGCCTCCCTGTACGCCGACGCCCAGAATACGATGACGGTTCCGGTGCCCGGTCCGGACGGCGGCCAGCAGCAAGTCTTTCGGCACCACACCGCCAAGCGCGAGTTCATTGTCGACCAGATCACGGGGCTTGTCGTCGGCATGAATGAGAGGGTGGACGACTATTACGCGGACCGGGCTGGGAAGAGAGTGCGCACAATCGTGTCCTATGAGGGGCGCATGGATGAGGCCCAAACCCGCGCCCTCACCGAGCAACTTCCAGCGGTCACGCAGAAGATGTCGCGAAGCGTCACCCTCGCCGTCATCGGTCTCGGCGCGTTGACTGCTATAGCCGGGTTAGCGGCGGCGATGCGGCCTGCCGCGCCCCGGCATCGGCGAAACGGATAA
- a CDS encoding IS30 family transposase, with product MDRRSAAAACGMGLRGALDVDKGVIKTRGRRVPFVPDGQAVYRYKRLMQVLAYVDGRVSVPVEVLPQAAVEKVIDRRYLSLVERERIADRVNRNLSVRAIARELGRDPGTISREISRNSGDDGIYRPYEAHRKSTLRRFRPKVSKIAANPRLKQQVWQWLRMEFSPEQVAGRLRREFPGDETMHVSHETIYQELYCQARGELKKVVAHALRTGRTRRKPRGQRVARSRFIDPMIMIADRPAVVEDRAVPGHWEGDLIIGAGGRSAIGTLVERTTRYVMLLHLPDGHGAVAVRDALVEAIMTLPQHLRGSLTWDQGSEMAGHRSFSIATDCPVYFCDPGSPWQRGTNENTNGLLRQYFPKGADLSVYGREELELVAHRLNCRPRKTLGFATPAERMAELLGLAES from the coding sequence TTGGATCGTCGTTCTGCTGCAGCTGCGTGTGGGATGGGGTTACGTGGTGCGCTTGATGTTGATAAGGGGGTGATTAAAACACGTGGTCGGCGTGTGCCGTTTGTGCCTGATGGCCAGGCAGTTTATCGCTATAAACGGCTTATGCAGGTTCTTGCGTATGTTGATGGCCGGGTCAGTGTTCCGGTGGAGGTGTTGCCGCAGGCTGCGGTGGAGAAGGTGATTGACCGGCGGTACTTGTCGTTGGTGGAGCGGGAGCGCATCGCGGATCGGGTGAATCGGAATTTATCGGTTCGGGCGATTGCGCGTGAGCTTGGGCGTGATCCGGGGACGATTTCGCGCGAGATTAGTCGCAATAGTGGTGATGATGGCATTTATCGCCCGTATGAGGCGCACCGGAAGTCAACGCTTCGGAGGTTTCGGCCGAAGGTGTCGAAGATTGCGGCGAATCCGCGGTTGAAACAGCAGGTGTGGCAGTGGTTGCGGATGGAGTTTTCCCCTGAGCAGGTGGCTGGCCGGTTGCGCAGGGAATTCCCTGGCGATGAGACTATGCATGTGAGTCATGAAACGATCTATCAAGAGCTGTATTGCCAGGCCAGAGGCGAGTTGAAGAAGGTGGTGGCCCATGCCCTTCGTACGGGGCGGACGCGGCGTAAACCGCGTGGTCAGCGTGTTGCGAGGAGTCGGTTTATTGATCCGATGATCATGATTGCCGATCGTCCTGCTGTTGTTGAGGATCGGGCTGTGCCGGGGCATTGGGAGGGTGATCTGATTATCGGTGCAGGTGGAAGGTCTGCGATTGGGACGTTGGTGGAGCGGACGACGCGGTATGTGATGTTGCTGCATTTGCCGGATGGGCATGGTGCGGTGGCGGTGCGTGATGCGCTGGTGGAGGCGATTATGACGTTGCCGCAGCATCTTCGGGGGTCGTTGACCTGGGATCAGGGTTCAGAGATGGCTGGTCATAGGTCGTTTAGCATTGCGACGGATTGTCCGGTGTATTTCTGTGATCCGGGGTCGCCGTGGCAGCGGGGGACGAATGAGAACACTAATGGGTTGTTGCGTCAGTATTTTCCGAAAGGTGCGGATTTGAGTGTTTATGGGCGGGAGGAGTTGGAGCTTGTTGCTCATCGGTTGAATTGTCGGCCGCGTAAGACGTTGGGTTTTGCTACTCCTGCGGAGCGGATGGCGGAGCTGTTAGGTTTAGCTGAAAGCTAG